DNA from Rhizobacter sp. J219:
AAGTCTCCGCCGCAGACCTCGCGCTGCAGCATCGGGTGCTCGTAGCAGCCGTAGCGGATCGCGGTGAGCGTGACCGGCGCGCTCTTGCCCAGCATCACCAGCGTGCCCGACACCGAGGCGACCTTGTCGCCGCTGAAGACGAACTGGTCGCCCACGAAGCGCGCCCGCGGAAACTGCTCCACGTTGAAGAAGTCCCCGCCCTTGAGGTGGGTGTCGAACGCCGCCACGCCGGTGCTGAGGGAGGCCATGTCGATGTTGATCTCGACCTTGCCCGTCTTGGCGGCGCGGTCGAGGATCACCGCGCCTTCCTTGCGGTCGAAGCGGCCGCGGTTGGTGCTGACCCCGAAATGCGAGGCCTCGAAGATCACCATGCTGTGGCTGGGGTCGATGCGGTAACGGACCTCCTGGGCCTGGGCGGCGCCGGCGGCCAGACAAGACGTGACGAGGGTGGCAAGCAGGGGATGGGGCATGGCGGTTCCGGGGTCTGTGGGGGGGCTGGCTGGGATTCCGTGAACAAAAGCACAAAACGCGCGTTTTGGCTTGATCTCTTGTGTTCGTGGAAAACGCCAGTCGACATTTTGAACGCGCGTGCAAATCATGCCGCGCGCCCGTTCAGTCCCGGCCGGGTGCTTGTCTAGAACATGTTTGGCCCGCATTGGGCACCCGAAGGAGACAAACGAT
Protein-coding regions in this window:
- a CDS encoding YceI family protein encodes the protein MPHPLLATLVTSCLAAGAAQAQEVRYRIDPSHSMVIFEASHFGVSTNRGRFDRKEGAVILDRAAKTGKVEINIDMASLSTGVAAFDTHLKGGDFFNVEQFPRARFVGDQFVFSGDKVASVSGTLVMLGKSAPVTLTAIRYGCYEHPMLQREVCGGDFEATLQRSAWGIRYGLPAITPDNVRLLVQVEAIRQ